One segment of Paenibacillus sp. FSL R7-0337 DNA contains the following:
- a CDS encoding DUF2232 domain-containing protein has translation MKFRWTSVAWSIAYLLLLLSLSTPLLLITTFFMIIPAIVLFTTLNIKQFILHLLPVLLIVGLITPMYILIAAYFLIPALVMGRWYKKRASAISTLIAGMVAILAEFLLILLISTTFLKFNLYDYVYDVLKTYADWLASMGASNPLLSEISISSDQIGQMSWLTIQAIPMTLILSAFVIAVITHSIVRPILNSMEYAVPKLKPAREWRLARSFIWYYLLGVVISLLFGGADSGFMLMVSANLLPLLQIAFKIQTVGFLFFLVHERKWSKIIALLLAIPVIALPGFWIIGVVDLAFPLRELVKKSKR, from the coding sequence TTGAAATTTCGCTGGACATCTGTGGCTTGGAGCATAGCTTATCTGTTGCTGCTGTTATCCCTGTCAACCCCGCTACTACTTATTACAACATTCTTTATGATTATTCCGGCCATAGTGCTCTTTACGACCCTTAACATCAAGCAGTTCATTCTGCATCTGTTACCGGTTCTGCTAATTGTGGGTCTGATTACCCCGATGTATATCCTGATTGCGGCCTATTTCCTGATCCCGGCCCTTGTGATGGGACGATGGTACAAGAAGCGTGCTTCAGCGATTTCTACTCTGATTGCCGGCATGGTCGCTATACTAGCTGAATTCCTGCTGATCCTGCTGATCAGTACGACGTTCCTTAAGTTCAACCTATACGACTATGTCTATGATGTTCTGAAGACCTATGCGGACTGGCTGGCAAGTATGGGTGCAAGCAATCCGCTGCTGTCCGAGATATCCATCTCCTCTGATCAGATTGGCCAGATGAGCTGGCTGACGATCCAGGCGATTCCAATGACGCTGATCCTCAGTGCGTTCGTGATTGCGGTTATTACCCATTCCATTGTCCGCCCTATTCTGAACAGTATGGAATATGCGGTGCCTAAGCTGAAGCCGGCGCGGGAATGGAGACTGGCCAGATCGTTCATCTGGTATTATCTGCTTGGCGTGGTCATCAGCCTGCTGTTCGGCGGTGCCGACAGCGGCTTCATGCTAATGGTCTCGGCCAATCTGCTGCCGCTGCTGCAGATTGCGTTCAAGATCCAGACCGTCGGCTTCCTCTTCTTCCTGGTGCATGAACGGAAGTGGAGCAAGATCATCGCTCTTCTGCTGGCAATCCCTGTGATTGCTCTGCCGGGATTCTGGATTATTGGTGTGGTAGACCTGGCGTTTCCGCTGAGGGAGCTTGTGAAGAAATCGAAACGATAG
- a CDS encoding MazG-like family protein, producing MPKDLDVAKRAKVIEWLKTEVIDQVSRLFKALWEGSTTRVGDSLASLIMSSYILGRRLGIPYRELDDLLLEKLRKHRQEGHQLEEWYQDISALEEHMRKR from the coding sequence GTGCCGAAGGATCTGGATGTGGCCAAACGCGCCAAGGTAATTGAGTGGTTAAAGACGGAAGTAATTGATCAAGTCTCAAGGTTATTCAAAGCGCTGTGGGAAGGCAGTACCACGCGTGTCGGCGACAGTCTGGCCAGCCTGATTATGAGTTCATACATCTTAGGGCGCAGACTCGGTATCCCTTATCGCGAGCTGGATGATTTACTGCTGGAGAAGCTGAGAAAGCACAGACAGGAAGGCCATCAGCTCGAAGAATGGTACCAGGATATATCTGCATTAGAAGAACATATGCGTAAGAGGTGA
- a CDS encoding CBS domain-containing protein, which translates to MNIAFFLLPKQEVACVTMDSTLRQTLERMEFHRYTAVPILNRNGEYAGTVTEGDLLWYMKDSGGAVTFENASKFLLKDVPLRMNNLAVSIDADMEDLINLAKVQNFVPVVDDMKRFIGIVRRSQIIEYCEKFVSRQSLESL; encoded by the coding sequence ATGAATATTGCGTTTTTTTTACTTCCGAAGCAGGAGGTCGCATGTGTTACCATGGATTCCACGCTGCGGCAGACCCTGGAACGGATGGAGTTTCACCGCTATACAGCAGTGCCGATCCTGAACCGCAACGGAGAATATGCCGGAACGGTTACAGAAGGGGATCTGCTCTGGTATATGAAGGATTCGGGCGGCGCGGTCACTTTTGAGAATGCTTCCAAGTTTCTGCTTAAGGATGTCCCGCTGCGGATGAACAATCTGGCGGTCTCGATTGATGCTGATATGGAAGATCTGATTAATTTGGCCAAGGTCCAGAACTTTGTACCGGTGGTCGACGACATGAAGCGGTTCATCGGCATTGTACGCCGGAGTCAGATTATTGAATACTGCGAGAAATTTGTCTCACGGCAATCGCTCGAATCGTTATAA
- a CDS encoding LCP family protein — MMNKLKKIKKRYIALILVLVIAAGAFLFQKPLAVLAFDLFLSDQVEKKLTDESFVPLENNTTKNPTTVKAEPVALKNDPFSLMLLGTDQRKNETARSDTMMYAVIRPEDYKILLISVPRDTYTEIIGYKDNKKDKITHAYAFGGQQMSKDTLEALLGHDIQYYATINFQGLKDAVDAIGGVPLPIKKDIVNKGKDHEKFTIKANKSNYSGEEALNYTRYREDSDFNRTKRQQVFIDVVANKMLSISQIGNIPELLDIMGDNFKTDIQPSMIISLAKKFMGGKDMDISSFTVMGEGKRMDGIYYDIVNEEDLTKAKALIDNWMNPSTPVDQLIEPGKAGNALEPSATPAVQ; from the coding sequence ATGATGAATAAGCTTAAAAAAATAAAGAAAAGATATATTGCGCTCATTCTGGTACTGGTGATTGCTGCAGGAGCGTTTCTGTTCCAGAAGCCGCTTGCTGTGCTGGCCTTTGACCTCTTTTTATCCGATCAGGTAGAGAAGAAGCTGACGGATGAATCCTTTGTGCCTCTGGAGAATAACACCACCAAAAATCCGACAACCGTTAAGGCCGAACCCGTGGCACTCAAAAACGATCCGTTCTCTCTGATGCTGCTGGGTACAGATCAGCGGAAGAATGAAACCGCACGCTCAGATACCATGATGTATGCGGTGATCCGGCCGGAGGATTATAAGATTCTGCTGATCTCCGTACCCCGGGATACCTACACTGAAATTATTGGATACAAGGATAATAAGAAAGATAAAATTACACATGCTTATGCGTTCGGCGGGCAGCAAATGTCCAAGGACACACTGGAAGCGCTCCTCGGCCATGATATTCAATATTATGCCACCATTAACTTTCAGGGGTTGAAGGATGCTGTCGATGCCATTGGCGGTGTGCCGCTCCCGATCAAGAAGGATATTGTCAATAAAGGCAAAGACCATGAGAAATTCACAATTAAGGCCAATAAGTCGAACTACAGCGGCGAAGAGGCACTTAACTATACCCGCTACCGTGAGGATAGCGACTTCAACCGGACCAAACGTCAACAGGTCTTTATTGATGTCGTAGCGAATAAAATGTTATCGATCAGCCAGATCGGCAATATCCCTGAACTGCTGGATATCATGGGCGACAATTTCAAAACGGATATTCAGCCCTCAATGATCATCAGTCTGGCTAAGAAGTTCATGGGCGGCAAGGATATGGATATCTCCAGCTTCACGGTGATGGGCGAAGGCAAACGGATGGACGGGATCTATTACGATATCGTGAACGAAGAGGATCTGACTAAAGCCAAGGCCCTGATCGACAACTGGATGAATCCCAGTACACCTGTTGACCAGCTGATTGAACCAGGCAAGGCCGGCAATGCGCTTGAGCCTTCGGCCACACCCGCAGTACAGTAA
- the opp4A gene encoding oligopeptide ABC transporter substrate-binding protein, producing MSNRLIGRLMLPLALLVALSACNGPSPAVKNVVARFSETADEPITGGTVTFGYPSSFQGIFEPAFFEGEDDSNVLEFTTEAMFTVKDDLSTAPNIASWQESEDHTVFTFTIKPGVRWHNGDELTVEDWKFALETIASPEYTGSRYYSVEMIKGAEAYHQGQAKEITGLKVMDPYTLRITMNSARVNVIDSLWAYPMNKRYFEGVAVKDMMDSDQVRKQPIGTGPFMVSSIIPGQTVEMKRFDNYYKGAALLDGITYKAIDSKDITALLEAGTVDMAALPRDAYEAAGQLDNVEIRVTPGMSFEYIGFKFGHWDETDGQVVMDNPKFQDKSLRKAMYYAIDRQGILNKYSYGLGTLIETPIPSSSWAKIADEEIDTYPYSPEKAGQLLDGAGYLDMDGDGLREDPGGKKLVIHYDAMSGSKTAEARTAAILQNWRDVGLDVRLSGGSLKELNAFYEAVESDDPAVELFNGVWGLASDPDPSGLWRATDSWNYSRWTSKRSEDLIREGVSLKAYDKDFRKEIYYEWQKLINDEVPMIFFAERSDIAAVNKRLQGVTMNALSNIIDPQSWWIKDTE from the coding sequence ATGTCAAACCGACTCATCGGCAGACTGATGCTACCGCTTGCGCTCTTGGTGGCATTGTCGGCATGCAATGGGCCAAGCCCGGCCGTCAAGAATGTTGTGGCGCGCTTTAGCGAAACAGCCGATGAACCCATTACAGGCGGGACTGTGACCTTTGGCTACCCGTCCTCTTTTCAAGGTATCTTTGAACCGGCATTCTTCGAAGGAGAAGATGATTCCAATGTGCTGGAGTTCACCACTGAGGCTATGTTCACCGTGAAGGATGATTTGTCCACAGCTCCTAATATCGCCAGCTGGCAGGAGTCCGAGGATCATACGGTGTTCACATTTACCATTAAACCAGGGGTCCGCTGGCATAATGGGGATGAGCTGACGGTGGAGGATTGGAAATTTGCCCTGGAAACTATCGCCAGCCCGGAGTATACGGGTTCCCGATACTATAGCGTTGAGATGATCAAGGGAGCAGAAGCGTACCACCAGGGCCAGGCGAAGGAAATTACAGGGCTTAAAGTGATGGACCCGTATACGCTGCGCATTACAATGAATTCAGCACGGGTGAACGTGATTGATAGTCTGTGGGCCTACCCCATGAACAAGCGGTATTTCGAGGGAGTGGCCGTTAAGGACATGATGGACAGCGATCAGGTGCGCAAGCAGCCAATTGGCACGGGTCCGTTCATGGTAAGCAGCATTATACCGGGCCAGACGGTGGAAATGAAACGGTTCGATAATTATTACAAGGGCGCAGCGCTTCTGGATGGGATTACTTATAAGGCAATCGACAGCAAGGATATCACCGCTCTGCTAGAAGCAGGAACTGTCGATATGGCGGCTTTACCGCGTGATGCCTATGAGGCTGCAGGGCAATTGGATAATGTAGAGATTAGGGTCACACCGGGAATGTCGTTTGAATATATCGGGTTCAAATTTGGACACTGGGATGAGACAGACGGTCAGGTGGTGATGGATAATCCCAAGTTCCAGGATAAGAGCCTGCGTAAGGCAATGTATTATGCAATTGACCGGCAAGGGATTCTAAATAAATATTCCTATGGCTTGGGAACGCTTATCGAGACGCCTATTCCAAGTTCCAGCTGGGCCAAGATCGCAGATGAGGAGATCGATACCTACCCTTATTCTCCCGAAAAGGCCGGTCAGCTTCTGGATGGGGCCGGGTATCTGGATATGGACGGGGATGGACTCCGCGAAGATCCCGGCGGCAAGAAGCTCGTTATTCACTATGATGCCATGAGCGGCAGCAAAACGGCTGAGGCGCGGACGGCAGCCATTCTTCAGAATTGGCGTGATGTCGGGCTGGATGTGCGGCTCAGCGGAGGAAGCCTGAAGGAGCTGAATGCCTTTTATGAAGCGGTGGAGTCGGATGATCCTGCAGTGGAGCTGTTCAACGGCGTGTGGGGACTGGCCAGCGACCCTGATCCTTCGGGCTTATGGCGGGCTACGGATTCGTGGAATTACTCCCGGTGGACCTCGAAGCGCAGTGAGGACCTGATCCGGGAAGGAGTCAGCCTGAAGGCGTACGATAAGGACTTCCGGAAGGAAATCTATTATGAATGGCAGAAGCTGATCAATGATGAGGTTCCGATGATCTTTTTCGCTGAACGCTCGGATATTGCTGCGGTGAATAAGCGCCTGCAAGGGGTAACAATGAATGCTTTAAGCAATATCATCGATCCGCAGAGCTGGTGGATTAAGGATACTGAATAA
- a CDS encoding DNA mismatch repair protein MutS — MNLQSLHTLEYETIKQELMRHAVSYEGRRYVRELQPMIYLPAIHRALEEAQEAKELLERGASVPIPSLEGIEWVLSLLGTGYMYNEQDFTAVLLFLNSCGQLRKYMAAKEQIAPRIAAYGASLQELNGVRDEIERCIRLGVIDDQASKGLERVRKRLAVAKERLHRKLDSIMNRHKSILQESLVSMRGGRYVIPVKREYHKQIKGSVLDQSTSGLTVFVEPDEVASLQGEIELLTADEAREEGIILSMLTGLLEQEQAAIRLNIEVTGMYDFIFAKGKVARVMDAGPVALNERGYVRMNGGRHPLLKDMVPVSLELGQGYKSLIVTGPNTGGKTVVLKTLGLLVLMAQSGLLVPVDPGSDFAVFTNVISVIGDGQSLTQSLSTFSAQMKSIEGMLYDAGRGVLLLIDELAAGTDPGEGFALSIAILEELNRKGANIVVTTHFNELKAFAAATAGFENARMEFDKNTLQPLYKLTIGEAGESYALQIAEKLGIIHSVIERAKQLVTEQQGHRGSLNPWKDAIRAAQRAKAAEAEIPARAGRTADGEDSASQETNAPAPEFAVGDAVYVSSLGRTGIVYEKKDSRGRVGVMIQKQKMSINHKRLKPYLSKEELYPEDYDFDIIFESKETRKKRKLMRKKHVEGLSIIHPGEEN, encoded by the coding sequence TTGAATCTGCAGAGTCTGCACACATTGGAATATGAGACAATTAAGCAGGAATTGATGCGTCATGCGGTATCTTATGAGGGAAGAAGGTATGTCAGAGAGCTTCAGCCGATGATCTATCTGCCAGCGATACACAGGGCGCTTGAAGAGGCGCAAGAAGCGAAGGAGCTGCTGGAGCGCGGAGCAAGTGTGCCGATTCCCTCGCTGGAGGGCATTGAATGGGTGCTGTCACTGCTCGGGACCGGCTATATGTACAATGAGCAGGATTTCACCGCAGTCTTGCTGTTTCTGAACAGCTGCGGGCAGCTCAGGAAGTATATGGCCGCCAAGGAGCAGATAGCGCCGCGTATCGCCGCATACGGGGCATCGCTTCAGGAGCTGAATGGGGTCCGGGACGAGATAGAACGGTGTATCCGGCTGGGCGTCATCGATGACCAGGCCAGCAAAGGGCTGGAACGGGTCCGCAAAAGGCTGGCGGTTGCCAAGGAGCGTCTGCACCGGAAGCTGGACAGTATCATGAACCGCCACAAGTCCATTTTGCAGGAAAGTCTGGTCAGTATGCGCGGCGGGCGGTATGTCATCCCGGTGAAACGGGAGTATCACAAGCAAATTAAGGGCTCGGTGCTGGACCAGTCTACCAGCGGGCTGACGGTATTCGTGGAGCCGGATGAGGTGGCCTCATTACAGGGAGAGATTGAGCTGCTGACTGCTGACGAGGCCCGTGAGGAAGGAATAATCCTGAGTATGCTGACAGGGCTGTTAGAGCAGGAGCAGGCCGCTATCCGGCTGAATATTGAGGTAACTGGTATGTATGACTTTATTTTCGCCAAAGGGAAGGTTGCCCGGGTAATGGATGCGGGGCCAGTTGCGCTGAACGAACGCGGTTATGTGAGGATGAATGGAGGCCGGCACCCGCTGCTGAAGGATATGGTGCCGGTCAGTCTGGAGTTGGGCCAGGGATATAAATCGCTGATCGTAACCGGGCCGAATACTGGTGGTAAGACGGTTGTGCTCAAAACCCTGGGTCTGCTCGTATTAATGGCACAGTCCGGCCTGCTGGTACCGGTTGATCCCGGCAGTGACTTCGCTGTCTTCACCAATGTAATAAGCGTTATCGGAGACGGACAAAGCCTCACACAGTCCCTAAGCACCTTCTCGGCACAGATGAAGAGTATTGAAGGAATGCTCTATGATGCTGGCAGAGGCGTGCTGCTGCTGATTGATGAGCTGGCTGCCGGTACAGACCCGGGTGAAGGGTTCGCGCTGTCCATCGCGATTCTGGAGGAGCTGAACCGAAAGGGGGCTAATATCGTGGTAACGACTCACTTCAATGAGCTGAAGGCCTTCGCGGCGGCAACGGCAGGCTTCGAGAATGCGCGCATGGAGTTTGACAAGAATACTCTGCAGCCGCTGTATAAGCTAACGATTGGTGAAGCTGGCGAGAGCTACGCGCTGCAGATCGCCGAGAAGCTGGGTATTATCCATTCCGTCATCGAGCGGGCGAAACAGCTTGTGACAGAGCAGCAGGGACACAGAGGCAGCCTCAACCCGTGGAAGGACGCTATCAGAGCCGCACAGAGGGCTAAAGCAGCTGAAGCTGAGATACCCGCAAGAGCGGGTAGAACGGCTGACGGAGAAGACAGTGCATCACAGGAGACGAATGCTCCGGCACCTGAATTTGCGGTAGGGGATGCTGTCTATGTCAGCTCTCTGGGCCGCACTGGAATTGTCTATGAGAAGAAGGACAGCCGGGGTAGGGTCGGAGTGATGATTCAGAAGCAGAAGATGAGCATTAACCATAAGCGGTTGAAGCCTTATCTGTCCAAGGAGGAGCTGTATCCCGAGGATTATGATTTTGATATTATTTTTGAGAGCAAGGAGACCCGGAAGAAGCGTAAGCTGATGCGGAAAAAGCATGTGGAGGGCCTGAGCATCATCCATCCGGGAGAGGAAAATTAA
- the rpsR gene encoding 30S ribosomal protein S18, producing MAFKPREGADNDKRPARRGGRNKRKKVCYFTVNKITHIDYKDTELLKKFISERGKILPRRVTGTSAKYQRALTIAVKRSRQIALLPYTTE from the coding sequence ATGGCTTTCAAACCAAGAGAAGGTGCGGACAACGACAAAAGACCGGCACGTCGTGGTGGACGCAACAAGCGTAAAAAAGTGTGCTATTTCACTGTGAACAAGATTACTCACATTGATTATAAAGACACTGAGCTTCTTAAGAAGTTCATCAGCGAACGCGGAAAGATTTTGCCGCGTCGTGTAACTGGTACAAGTGCAAAATACCAACGCGCTCTGACTATTGCTGTAAAGCGCTCGCGTCAAATCGCGCTGCTGCCTTACACAACAGAATAG